The sequence below is a genomic window from Acidilobus saccharovorans 345-15.
CTTTATCTTAAGCTCCTCGCTGTTAATGCGGTGCAGTAGGTACTCAAAGAACAGGGAGTACTCCACGGAAACGTACTGTCCGCTGCAGCTAAGGCTCCCCTCGGCAAGCCCTCTGATCGCGTCAGAGTACTTTTTAAACGCTTCACCAACGTCCAGGGCAACTACCCTTGGCCTGACCGGGGGCGTCTCCTTTGCCTTATCTATGTAACTCTTAAGGGGGCCGTCCCTTAGGAGGCCATCTATACCGGTTCTCTTAAACGCCTCCGACGCCACCTGCTCCCAGGCCTTCTTGAAGTTATCCCTCAACTGCCTCTCAACGTCATCGCGCTGCTCAGGCAGCAGCAAAACGACCTTGTCCCCCATCATTGACGTCAAGGGCCCGTCCTGAAGGCCAGCGTACTTCCTCCCGAGCTCAACGATTCTATCTCTCAGACGCTTGTCCTGAACCTTATTGGCGAGCCACGCTATGAAGAAGTGGTTGAGGCTGAGCTCTGGCCTGAGGACCACGTCGGGGCCGTACCTCTCCACGAAGGGCTCGATGGACCTCCACAGGAGGAGCGACGTGAGCCAGCTGGAGGCCCACAGGTCGCTGGTCTTCCTGCTAAATGATATGAACTCCTGCACCGAGGGGAAGTCTATCACGGCCACCGATCCATAGAACTGGGGCTTCGTGCCGTCGCACCTAAGTATGTTCAGCATGGCGGCCGTGGCGGTGGCGTGGTCAAATATCGTGTGCGTCGGGACCCTAGTGTCGGCCACTGGAACCCAGCAGGGCCCGTTCGGGGCGCAGGGGAAGTGCTCGTACCACAGGAGCGGGGCGAGGTAGTAGGCCACGTGATACTTCAGTCCCCCGGCATTCATGACGAGGCCAGAGAGCTCCCTGGCGTATTCTTTGACTTTGTTAGCATCTATGTTGGGAGGTACTTTAATCTTGTACCAAGGCGCAAATAGGTTCTTCTTAACAATCTCTTCTGCCCTTGCCCCCGCCTCCACATCCTTCAATAATAATGATATTACCCACCTGTCGAGCGAGGACGCAAGGTGGTCCGCTAAGGCCACCGCCGGTGGGAAGTTTCCCTGGACGGGGACGCCCATCATGGAGAGCAGCTCCTTGGCATCATCCTCATGGCCTCCCTTGTCAGCAAGTATCGCCCTGGAAGGGCTCTTGGAGACTATCCACGCCTTCCACGGCGGGTCGTGGAAGTATGCTATGAGCTTCAGCTCTAACAGGTCACCTGACTGCACCGCTCCTCACCTCCTCAAGCTCAACCTGAAGGTCGAGCTCACCATATCCCCTCGTGGTCCTCCTGCCCCAACCGGACACGGAGGAGTAAAAGATCGCCTGGAGGAGGAGCTTGAACGCGTCCTGGCCGCACGGCTCAAGCTCATCCCTCCTAAAAACAACAAAGCCTTCAAATGTGACGCCAGAGTTGACCGCGACAAACTTAACTGGGACCGGGTTAGCGTTGTACTCGTTGAAGGGCCTCCTCTCGGGGCTGTAGTGCGGGTTTATTATGTCATATACAAGTAGCCCGCCCTGCGAGGCCACCGGGTAGAAGTCCGTGAACGTCACCTTGCCCTCGGCCTTCCTGCTGCCAAAGACGCAGTCAGCCATTTTATCATCGCCTGAGACCTCGAGGAAGGCGTCCCTCACTATGCCCTTCGCCTGCGACCCTGGTATGTAGGGGACGTCGATTATGAGGTCCCAGGCCAGCGGGACCTCAGTTATGAAGTAGATGGGGCTCCACCCGCCCATGAACTTCCTCTTGGTGGTGAGCTTCAAAGATATGAAGTCCATGCCCGAGCTGACGATCGATTGCCTGACCTCGTTTACGTACCCCCTCGCGCGGGACAGGTCCCAGCCCTTCACGAGGCCCTCGAGGGACATCGACCTGGCGTCCTCCCTGGGGCTGCCCTTAAGCATCTCCTGCTGGTACTTCAGGAGCGCACCAAGCAGCCTGTTGCCCCCCTGCTGGGCCGCCATATGGCTCACCTCGTCACGCGCTTGGCCCCACGACACCTAGCCTCGGCAGCCCTAGCCACGGCATCCACTAATTCGCTTATGACATCTCTGAGTTCCTCACCCCTGATCATGTCGCCCACCTTGGTCACTTCCCCTGAGCCGCTGCGGTGTTCCAGCATGCTGTAGATCTGCTCGTGGTCACGAAGTGAAAGGAACGGCAGGAAGTACAGCCTGTAGGCGTTGTTAACCCTCACGGGCGACGCCACCAACATTGACTGCCTGCGGCCGGGCTCCTCGGACTCCTCACTGACCAGGAAGTAGCCGGTGCTCTTTATCCGCCTCGGCAGCCCCAGGAGCCAGCTGTGGACCTCCGCGCTTGAGAGCCCGCCCCGCCCCATGACAGACCTTAGGTTGACCTTAAGGAAGGCCTCCTGAAGGACCCTCAGCGCCTCGTAGCTGTCCCTGGCCGTGCAGTTGGGGACCGCCCTGATCACGTCAGGGCCTTCGCCATCGACCAGTGGGGCAAGGGGTACAGCGGATTCCTCCCACGAGTTCTCGGAGCTGCAGCCTGCGACCTCCTTAAACCTGTTGTAGTACAGTCTGAACGCCTCAGTTACGTTGCCGTCCTTTACGTACGTGCACAGCTTCTCAATGAACTGGGAGCCCCCGGCCGGGCACTCCGAGGGCGCGAACCTGCCGAAGCCCCTGTTTGCGCCCCTGCCTACGCCCACGAAAGCCAGGGTTATCAGGACCCCTCCAACTACCAGGTCATCATACCCAGGATCCTTTTCAGCCCGCGACCTGTATATGCTGAGATCCAGGCCCCTGAGGTTCAAGGGCAACAGGTCGCCCTTTGAAAGCCCGCGCCTGTTGCCTAACAGCGTCAGCTTTACCCTGGGAAGCTGATCAAACTGCTTCGCTACATCGCCTGGCCCGAGCGTGCTCGCCCTAAAGACGTACCTCGAGACCATCCCGGTGGAGCCCAGGAAGCCGCTGACGAACTTCTCAGCCTCGGAGTAGTCGCTGAGGTCTCTCGCGCAGAACCTGTTGTAAACGGTCCTGAGGAACCACCGGAGCCTCCCATTAATTTCGTCCTCATCCACTTCCTGCGACGTTCTGGTGCTGTGGTCGCCTCCCCACCAGGGCGTCGTGGGGGTCAGCCTGAGCCTCGCCACCAGCCTCCTCTCATTGAACAGCCCCAGCGCCCTCATCCTGGCTTCCTTAACAAGGGTCTCGTCGAGGCTCACAGGGGCATCGCCTCCAGCACCTTCTTGACCTCCAGGAGGTACTCTGAAAGCAGCCTCTCCTTCGCCAGCGCGAGCTCCTTTAAGGCTATCCCAAGCAGCGACTTGTAAATCTCCTCCTCGTTGCCGCCAACGCTCACGCTCTCGCCTACCCTGCTGAGCGCGTAGAGTATTATTGCGACGTAGCCCGCGTAGCCTGCGCCCTCGCTCCT
It includes:
- the cmr6 gene encoding type III-B CRISPR module RAMP protein Cmr6: MAAQQGGNRLLGALLKYQQEMLKGSPREDARSMSLEGLVKGWDLSRARGYVNEVRQSIVSSGMDFISLKLTTKRKFMGGWSPIYFITEVPLAWDLIIDVPYIPGSQAKGIVRDAFLEVSGDDKMADCVFGSRKAEGKVTFTDFYPVASQGGLLVYDIINPHYSPERRPFNEYNANPVPVKFVAVNSGVTFEGFVVFRRDELEPCGQDAFKLLLQAIFYSSVSGWGRRTTRGYGELDLQVELEEVRSGAVR
- the cmr1 gene encoding type III-B CRISPR module RAMP protein Cmr1; protein product: MSLDETLVKEARMRALGLFNERRLVARLRLTPTTPWWGGDHSTRTSQEVDEDEINGRLRWFLRTVYNRFCARDLSDYSEAEKFVSGFLGSTGMVSRYVFRASTLGPGDVAKQFDQLPRVKLTLLGNRRGLSKGDLLPLNLRGLDLSIYRSRAEKDPGYDDLVVGGVLITLAFVGVGRGANRGFGRFAPSECPAGGSQFIEKLCTYVKDGNVTEAFRLYYNRFKEVAGCSSENSWEESAVPLAPLVDGEGPDVIRAVPNCTARDSYEALRVLQEAFLKVNLRSVMGRGGLSSAEVHSWLLGLPRRIKSTGYFLVSEESEEPGRRQSMLVASPVRVNNAYRLYFLPFLSLRDHEQIYSMLEHRSGSGEVTKVGDMIRGEELRDVISELVDAVARAAEARCRGAKRVTR